In a genomic window of Curtobacterium sp. MCBD17_035:
- a CDS encoding carbohydrate ABC transporter permease, whose translation MTATPLATEAQVVSDGTRVRRSAGRRAVERDKRRSTVLTVIVWITLVYFLVPLLWLLVSTTKDNSDLFTTFGLGLGHSFQFFHNIVQLFQFQDGVFTRWLINTVVYAVVSSVGAAALATMAGYALAKYRFRGSTAVFSIILGSIMVPLTALAIPTYLLFAAANLTDTPWAVILPSLVSPFGVYLMRVYAADAVDESLLEAARIDGAGEFRILFTIATRLMGPGIVTVLLFQLVATWNNYFLPLIMLSTPKLFPVTVGLAQWQATASGGGGAQVLFSTVITGAFVSIIPLVIAFLFLQRYWQSGLSTGGVKG comes from the coding sequence ATGACCGCCACCCCACTCGCCACCGAGGCCCAGGTGGTCTCGGACGGCACGCGCGTGCGGCGGTCCGCCGGCCGACGGGCCGTCGAGCGCGACAAGCGTCGGAGCACCGTCCTGACCGTGATCGTGTGGATCACGCTCGTCTACTTCCTCGTACCGCTGCTGTGGCTCCTGGTGTCGACCACCAAGGACAACAGCGACCTGTTCACCACCTTCGGGCTGGGACTCGGGCACTCGTTCCAGTTCTTCCACAACATCGTGCAGCTGTTCCAGTTCCAGGACGGCGTCTTCACGCGGTGGCTGATCAACACGGTCGTCTACGCGGTGGTCAGCTCGGTCGGTGCCGCCGCCCTGGCCACGATGGCCGGCTACGCCCTGGCGAAGTACCGGTTCCGCGGCTCGACGGCGGTGTTCTCGATCATCCTCGGCTCGATCATGGTCCCGCTCACCGCCCTGGCGATCCCGACCTACCTGCTCTTCGCCGCCGCGAACCTCACCGACACCCCGTGGGCGGTCATCCTGCCCTCGCTCGTCAGCCCGTTCGGCGTCTACCTGATGCGGGTGTACGCCGCGGACGCGGTCGACGAGAGCCTGCTCGAGGCCGCGCGGATCGACGGCGCCGGCGAGTTCCGGATCCTGTTCACGATCGCGACCCGGCTCATGGGCCCGGGCATCGTGACGGTGCTGCTGTTCCAGCTCGTCGCGACGTGGAACAACTACTTCCTGCCGCTCATCATGCTCAGCACGCCGAAGCTGTTCCCGGTGACGGTGGGTCTCGCGCAGTGGCAGGCGACCGCCTCCGGCGGTGGCGGCGCGCAGGTGCTGTTCTCGACGGTGATCACCGGGGCGTTCGTCTCGATCATCCCGCTCGTGATCGCGTTCCTGTTCCTGCAGCGGTACTGGCAGTCCGGCCTCTCGACCGGCGGTGTGAAGGGATGA
- a CDS encoding beta-galactosidase, which translates to MTTSPRFSGVLFGAAYYAEYQPAGTLDADLDRMRDAGFTVIRVGESVWSTWEPREGVFDLDWLQPVLDGAHERGIGVVLGTPTYAVPPWLQRLHPEIAAEPSTGHRNGWGARQEMDQSHPAYRFYAERIARKVVARYADHPAVIGYQVDNEPGMQLPHNEHTFQRFVGWLEDRYGTVEDLNREWGLVYWSHRLSDWADLWRPDGNAMPQYQLEWRRFQSTLATDLIAWQADLVREYARDDQFVTTCISYSRPQVSDDELVASLDVVAGNPYYKMQDGLDWHAEVQREAEWWHTGVWALFEWGDRAWSSADTQYLVTETNAQSIGGSWQNHPPYPGQIKQAAFALLARGGRMIEYWHWHTLHFGVETYWGGVIPHSQVGGRIYREVSELGAALGAIGSALDEHVPDADVLLLYSTDTKWAFSFYGPLAKADGSPDEHAYSRIFDAHYRGLFEAGAQVRVQHVRRFLDTPVEELVARFPVLVAPAVYVAETAVLEHMRDYAEAGGHLVVGIRTGYGDELARARLAVAPDVLAGPAGVHYDEYSNLGAPLAVTAASDALTLEPGAAATEWVDFLQVDDAEVVVSYAPTEFGLEAALTTRTTGRGRVSYLGTVPDPALGRSIARWLVPTTAKQAWSAPDPVTVSTGTAGDRRLAFVSNWSAEPTQVVAPAAAVDLVSGAEYAAGDPVPLDRRAAVVLEVRGSSIE; encoded by the coding sequence ATGACGACTTCCCCCCGGTTCAGTGGCGTGCTCTTCGGCGCCGCCTACTACGCCGAGTACCAGCCCGCTGGCACCCTCGACGCCGATCTCGACCGCATGCGCGACGCCGGTTTCACGGTCATCCGCGTCGGCGAGTCCGTGTGGTCGACCTGGGAGCCCCGCGAGGGCGTGTTCGACCTGGACTGGCTGCAGCCGGTCCTCGACGGGGCCCACGAGCGCGGCATCGGCGTCGTCCTCGGCACGCCGACGTACGCCGTGCCACCGTGGCTCCAGCGCCTGCACCCGGAGATCGCCGCCGAGCCGTCGACGGGCCACCGCAACGGCTGGGGCGCCCGGCAGGAGATGGACCAGTCCCACCCCGCCTACCGGTTCTACGCCGAGCGCATCGCCCGCAAGGTCGTCGCCCGGTACGCCGACCACCCCGCGGTCATCGGCTACCAGGTCGACAACGAGCCGGGCATGCAGCTCCCCCACAACGAGCACACCTTCCAGCGGTTCGTCGGCTGGCTCGAGGACCGCTACGGCACCGTCGAGGACCTCAACCGCGAGTGGGGTCTCGTCTACTGGTCACACCGACTCAGCGACTGGGCCGACCTCTGGCGGCCCGACGGCAACGCGATGCCGCAATACCAGCTCGAGTGGCGCCGGTTCCAGTCGACACTCGCCACGGACCTCATCGCCTGGCAGGCCGACCTGGTGCGCGAGTACGCCCGCGACGACCAGTTCGTCACGACGTGCATCTCGTACTCCCGCCCGCAGGTGTCCGACGACGAGCTCGTCGCGTCCCTCGACGTCGTCGCGGGCAACCCGTACTACAAGATGCAGGACGGCCTCGACTGGCACGCGGAGGTCCAGCGCGAGGCCGAGTGGTGGCACACCGGCGTGTGGGCGCTGTTCGAGTGGGGCGACCGCGCCTGGTCCTCGGCGGACACGCAGTACCTGGTCACCGAGACGAACGCGCAGTCCATCGGCGGGTCGTGGCAGAACCACCCGCCGTACCCCGGGCAGATCAAGCAGGCCGCGTTCGCCCTGCTCGCCCGCGGTGGCCGGATGATCGAGTACTGGCACTGGCACACCCTGCACTTCGGCGTCGAGACCTACTGGGGCGGCGTCATCCCGCACAGCCAGGTCGGCGGCCGCATCTACCGCGAGGTCTCCGAGCTCGGTGCCGCGCTCGGGGCGATCGGGTCCGCGCTCGACGAGCACGTGCCCGACGCCGACGTCCTGCTGCTCTACAGCACGGACACGAAGTGGGCGTTCTCGTTCTACGGGCCGCTCGCGAAGGCGGACGGCAGCCCCGACGAGCACGCGTACTCCCGCATCTTCGACGCCCACTACCGCGGACTGTTCGAGGCCGGCGCGCAGGTGCGGGTCCAGCACGTCCGCCGGTTCCTCGACACCCCCGTCGAGGAACTCGTCGCGCGGTTCCCGGTGCTCGTCGCACCCGCGGTGTACGTCGCCGAGACGGCCGTGCTCGAGCACATGCGGGACTACGCCGAGGCCGGCGGGCACCTGGTCGTCGGCATCCGCACCGGCTACGGTGACGAGCTCGCGCGGGCCCGGCTGGCGGTCGCCCCCGACGTGCTCGCGGGGCCGGCGGGCGTGCACTACGACGAGTACAGCAACCTCGGCGCGCCGCTCGCGGTCACGGCCGCGTCCGACGCCCTGACGCTCGAGCCGGGTGCCGCCGCCACCGAGTGGGTCGACTTCCTGCAGGTCGACGACGCCGAGGTGGTCGTGTCGTACGCCCCGACCGAGTTCGGTCTGGAGGCCGCGCTCACCACCCGCACGACCGGTCGCGGCCGGGTGTCCTACCTGGGCACGGTTCCGGACCCCGCCCTCGGGCGGAGCATCGCCCGCTGGCTCGTGCCCACCACGGCGAAGCAGGCGTGGTCCGCCCCGGACCCCGTCACCGTGTCGACCGGCACCGCCGGCGACCGGCGCCTCGCCTTCGTGTCGAACTGGTCCGCCGAGCCGACGCAGGTCGTCGCGCCGGCGGCCGCCGTCGACCTCGTCTCCGGCGCCGAGTACGCCGCCGGCGACCCCGTACCCCTCGACCGACGCGCAGCAGTCGTGCTCGAGGTCCGGGGCTCCTCGATCGAGTAG
- a CDS encoding sugar ABC transporter permease, with product MTAIPSRSDAATTGAARPARARTGARTAAPRRGPTNIRSAQTRAAWILVIPFLVVFAAFFIVPLVYSAYLSLFTSQLVGGEVFSGLANYVRALQDPSFWGGLGRVALFLFVQVPIMLAASIFFALALDSGRIRGGKIVRLLIFVPYAVPSVVATLMWGYLYGNDFGLITQLFHALHLTAPSLLSAHNVLGSTMNIVCWEFIGYNMIVLYAALRSVPNEIYEAAEIDGAGQWRVAWSIKLPAIRQALLLTVIFSIIGSFQLFNEPNLLFNIAPNAIGTDFTPNLYAYNIAFRNQEINYAAAIAFLLGIIIMIVSFVVQTSINRKERLG from the coding sequence ATGACCGCCATCCCCAGCCGCAGCGACGCGGCGACCACCGGCGCCGCCCGTCCGGCCCGGGCCCGGACGGGAGCGCGCACCGCGGCTCCCCGCCGCGGCCCCACCAACATCCGTTCCGCGCAGACCCGCGCGGCCTGGATCCTCGTGATCCCGTTCCTCGTCGTGTTCGCGGCGTTCTTCATCGTCCCGCTCGTGTACTCGGCGTACCTCAGCCTGTTCACGTCGCAGCTGGTCGGCGGCGAGGTCTTCAGCGGGCTGGCGAACTACGTCCGCGCCCTGCAGGACCCGAGCTTCTGGGGCGGCCTCGGCCGCGTGGCCCTGTTCCTGTTCGTGCAGGTCCCGATCATGCTCGCGGCCTCGATCTTCTTCGCGCTCGCACTCGACAGCGGCCGGATCCGCGGCGGCAAGATCGTCCGCCTGCTCATCTTCGTGCCGTACGCCGTGCCGAGCGTCGTCGCGACCCTGATGTGGGGCTACCTGTACGGCAACGACTTCGGGCTCATCACGCAGTTGTTCCACGCCCTGCACCTCACCGCACCGAGCCTGCTCAGCGCGCACAACGTGCTCGGCTCGACGATGAACATCGTGTGCTGGGAGTTCATCGGCTACAACATGATCGTCCTGTACGCGGCCCTGCGCTCCGTGCCGAACGAGATCTACGAGGCGGCCGAGATCGACGGGGCCGGCCAGTGGCGGGTGGCGTGGAGCATCAAGCTGCCCGCCATCCGGCAGGCCCTGCTGCTCACCGTGATCTTCTCGATCATCGGCTCGTTCCAGCTGTTCAACGAGCCGAACCTGCTGTTCAACATCGCCCCGAACGCGATCGGCACGGACTTCACGCCGAACCTGTACGCCTACAACATCGCGTTCCGCAACCAGGAGATCAACTACGCGGCGGCGATCGCGTTCCTGCTCGGGATCATCATCATGATCGTCTCGTTCGTCGTGCAGACGAGCATCAACCGGAAGGAGCGGCTCGGATGA
- a CDS encoding extracellular solute-binding protein, translating to MRRPRSAALALGAIAVTITLALTGCSPSSTSGGSTKAVSQSDIDKAMNTPTTLTFWTWVPDIQNEVNLFEKKYPKIKVNVVNTTGGSQHYPKVRAALKAGKGVPDVAQMEYDYIPSFTQTKSLLDLTPYGGAKLEDEYTDWVWNQVDQNGGVWGIPQDSGPLGTLYRKDIFDKAGVAAPKTWSAFASAAQQVKSKTGSYITDLPGNDMFQMISFFWQKGAKPFSYDGKKTVGIDLDSKADQQVVSYWQDLIDKDLVATDPDFTDDYYQGLSRDKYASWLVAAWGPVFLQGTAKNTSGKWAAADIPQWQAGQNVSGNWGGSSDAVMAATKHPIQAYELAKFINNDQQSTLKLANEQYLFPTKKSTLTDDSFTSQKSAFYGGQQVNQFFAGVSDTVDKKFEWLPFMDYVNSSYANTLGKAISNHGDLTAALATWQSQVTSYAKQQGFTVK from the coding sequence ATGAGACGTCCACGCAGCGCCGCGCTGGCACTCGGAGCGATCGCCGTCACGATCACGCTCGCACTCACCGGTTGCAGCCCGTCGAGCACCAGCGGCGGGTCCACCAAGGCGGTGAGCCAGTCCGACATCGACAAGGCGATGAACACGCCGACCACCCTCACCTTCTGGACCTGGGTCCCCGACATCCAGAACGAGGTCAACCTGTTCGAGAAGAAGTACCCGAAGATCAAGGTCAACGTCGTCAACACGACCGGGGGCTCGCAGCACTACCCCAAGGTGCGCGCCGCCCTGAAGGCGGGCAAGGGCGTCCCCGACGTCGCCCAGATGGAGTACGACTACATCCCGTCCTTCACCCAGACGAAGAGCCTGCTCGACCTGACGCCGTACGGCGGGGCGAAGCTCGAGGACGAGTACACGGACTGGGTCTGGAACCAGGTCGACCAGAACGGCGGCGTGTGGGGCATCCCGCAGGACTCCGGGCCCCTCGGCACGCTCTACCGCAAGGACATCTTCGACAAGGCGGGCGTCGCCGCGCCGAAGACGTGGTCCGCCTTCGCGTCCGCCGCGCAGCAGGTCAAGTCGAAGACCGGGTCGTACATCACGGACCTGCCCGGCAACGACATGTTCCAGATGATCAGCTTCTTCTGGCAGAAGGGCGCGAAGCCGTTCTCCTACGACGGGAAGAAGACGGTCGGGATCGACCTGGACTCCAAGGCCGACCAGCAGGTCGTGTCGTACTGGCAGGACCTCATCGACAAGGACCTGGTCGCCACCGACCCGGACTTCACCGACGACTACTACCAGGGGCTGTCGCGGGACAAGTACGCGTCCTGGCTCGTCGCCGCGTGGGGCCCGGTGTTCCTGCAGGGCACCGCGAAGAACACGAGCGGCAAGTGGGCGGCGGCGGACATCCCGCAGTGGCAGGCAGGTCAGAACGTGTCCGGGAACTGGGGTGGGTCGTCGGACGCCGTGATGGCGGCGACGAAGCACCCGATCCAGGCGTACGAGCTGGCGAAGTTCATCAACAACGACCAGCAGTCGACGCTCAAGCTCGCGAACGAGCAGTACCTGTTCCCGACGAAGAAGTCGACGCTCACCGACGACTCGTTCACCAGCCAGAAGTCGGCGTTCTACGGCGGCCAGCAGGTCAACCAGTTCTTCGCCGGTGTCTCCGACACCGTCGACAAGAAGTTCGAGTGGCTGCCGTTCATGGACTACGTGAACTCGAGCTACGCGAACACGCTCGGCAAGGCCATCAGCAACCACGGTGACCTCACGGCGGCCCTCGCGACCTGGCAGTCCCAGGTGACGAGCTACGCCAAGCAGCAGGGCTTCACCGTCAAGTGA
- a CDS encoding LacI family DNA-binding transcriptional regulator, with product MKAPTIYDVARLAGVSHQTVSRYLSGFEGIRPETRTKVKTALDELQYRPNSAARLLRARRSNRIAVLAHHIDYTGPARMLAGATQTAQERGYVLDVVITADLDRDAIDEALAVATGHQVVGILATAQTELMLERIQSHAASVPVVIDSRIESFPGGPTVSEEAGRLAAEHLLELGHRRVGYLSGPVDWIAAVERSEGFARCFRQGGGELVWQHAGDWSAGSGHAAWRRLTAEERSVTAIATGNDSMAIGLLSAAAADGVVVPADLSVMGGDDLDEARYLVPALTTVTVDFAGEGRYLIEKLLAGLPGAAPDAPVTPPNPVRAAVRASTRRI from the coding sequence ATGAAGGCCCCGACGATCTACGACGTCGCACGGCTCGCGGGCGTGTCGCACCAGACCGTGAGCCGCTACCTGTCGGGCTTCGAGGGCATCCGGCCGGAGACGCGCACGAAGGTCAAGACGGCGCTCGACGAGCTGCAGTACCGGCCGAACTCCGCCGCTCGGTTGCTCCGCGCCCGCCGCTCGAACCGGATCGCGGTGCTCGCCCACCACATCGACTACACGGGGCCGGCCCGCATGCTCGCCGGGGCGACGCAGACGGCGCAGGAGCGCGGGTACGTGCTCGACGTGGTGATCACGGCGGACCTCGACCGCGACGCGATCGACGAGGCCCTGGCCGTGGCGACTGGGCACCAGGTGGTGGGGATCCTGGCGACGGCACAGACCGAGCTGATGCTCGAACGCATCCAGAGCCACGCCGCGAGCGTCCCGGTGGTCATCGACTCGCGCATCGAGTCGTTCCCGGGTGGCCCGACCGTCAGCGAGGAAGCCGGCCGCCTCGCCGCCGAGCACCTGCTCGAGCTCGGGCACCGGCGCGTCGGCTACCTCAGCGGCCCGGTCGACTGGATCGCCGCGGTCGAGCGGTCGGAGGGCTTCGCCCGGTGCTTCCGGCAGGGCGGCGGCGAACTCGTCTGGCAGCACGCCGGCGACTGGTCCGCCGGCTCCGGGCACGCGGCGTGGCGACGGTTGACCGCCGAGGAACGGTCCGTCACGGCGATCGCGACGGGCAACGACAGCATGGCGATCGGGCTCCTCTCGGCGGCCGCCGCCGACGGGGTCGTGGTGCCCGCCGACCTCAGCGTCATGGGCGGCGACGACCTCGACGAGGCACGGTACCTCGTCCCCGCACTGACCACCGTCACGGTCGACTTCGCCGGTGAGGGCCGGTACCTCATCGAGAAGCTCCTGGCGGGGCTGCCCGGGGCCGCGCCGGACGCGCCCGTGACCCCGCCGAACCCCGTGCGGGCCGCGGTCCGCGCGTCGACGCGCCGGATCTGA
- a CDS encoding NAD(P)H-dependent oxidoreductase yields the protein MSLFRLDASIRVEGSTSRALADIVEQEWTAGDPAAEVVRRHLGVDPIPADSWASAVAASMTPEDARTPEQRTAVELAATLTDELADADALLFAVPLYNFGVSQHFKTYVDLVITDPRMAPGQTPVTAGKPAVLVTVQGGNYAAGTPREGWDHATAWMRRILEDVWQLDLEVVTREFTLVGVNPALDQFTELADQLRAAAEERAREHGRTLATRRAAAA from the coding sequence ATGTCCCTGTTCCGTCTCGACGCCAGCATCCGAGTCGAAGGATCCACCAGTCGTGCCCTCGCCGACATCGTCGAGCAGGAGTGGACGGCCGGTGACCCGGCAGCCGAGGTCGTCCGCCGTCACCTGGGCGTCGACCCGATCCCTGCCGACAGCTGGGCGAGTGCCGTCGCCGCGTCCATGACACCGGAGGACGCACGCACCCCCGAGCAGCGCACCGCGGTCGAACTCGCCGCGACCCTGACCGACGAGCTCGCCGACGCGGACGCCCTGTTGTTCGCCGTCCCGCTGTACAACTTCGGCGTCTCGCAGCACTTCAAGACCTACGTGGACCTCGTCATCACGGACCCGCGGATGGCGCCCGGCCAGACCCCGGTCACCGCCGGCAAACCCGCTGTGCTCGTGACCGTGCAGGGCGGGAACTACGCCGCCGGCACGCCACGCGAGGGCTGGGACCACGCGACGGCGTGGATGCGCCGCATCCTGGAGGACGTCTGGCAGCTCGACCTCGAGGTCGTCACGCGCGAGTTCACGCTCGTCGGCGTCAACCCCGCGCTCGACCAGTTCACCGAGCTCGCCGACCAGCTCCGCGCGGCCGCCGAGGAGCGCGCCCGGGAGCACGGCCGCACCCTGGCGACGCGGCGGGCCGCGGCGGCCTGA